From a single Chloroflexota bacterium genomic region:
- a CDS encoding GxxExxY protein gives MEIDKITKTIIGAAYDVSNTLGVGFLEKVYENALVHASLKTGLNVKQQHRILVHYDGVIVGEYVADMLVNDCVLVEIKAVKALDEIHMAQCLNYLKATGLTLCLLINFGKSRVKIKRIVNNFQELQIHTDARG, from the coding sequence ATGGAAATTGACAAAATTACTAAAACAATTATTGGCGCTGCGTATGATGTTAGCAACACATTGGGGGTAGGGTTTCTTGAAAAAGTATATGAGAATGCGCTGGTTCACGCTTCTTTGAAAACTGGCCTTAATGTCAAGCAGCAGCACCGCATTCTCGTGCATTATGATGGCGTTATCGTTGGCGAGTACGTGGCCGATATGCTGGTCAACGACTGCGTTTTGGTGGAAATCAAGGCCGTCAAAGCCCTTGATGAAATCCACATGGCGCAATGCTTGAACTATCTCAAAGCCACCGGCCTGACACTCTGCTTGCTGATTAACTTTGGCAAATCGCGCGTCAAAATCAAGCGCATTGTGAACAATTTTCAAGAACTGCAGATACACACAGATGCACGCGGTTGA
- a CDS encoding pilus assembly protein: MIRFASSERGQGFLEYGLAIVLVAVIVMLLLSVFGGAVSDLYGNIMAAI; encoded by the coding sequence ATGATTCGATTCGCATCATCAGAACGCGGTCAGGGTTTTCTTGAATATGGTTTAGCGATTGTGTTGGTTGCTGTGATCGTCATGCTGCTGCTTTCGGTATTTGGCGGCGCGGTTTCAGATCTGTATGGCAATATCATGGCAGCAATCTAA
- a CDS encoding GNAT family N-acetyltransferase: MILGERIRLRAIEKEDLPLFVGWLNDPEVRHGLALYLPLSFAEEEQWFEAMLKREPAEHALMIEIDVDGDWLPVGNCGLFGIDWRVRSAEVGIVIGDKSRWNQGYGAETMRLILKHGFETLNLNRIFLRVYDDNPRAHRVYEKAGFVHEGSLRQAHYKYGKYSDVHMMSVLRAEW; encoded by the coding sequence ATGATTCTTGGAGAACGCATCCGCTTGCGAGCGATTGAGAAAGAAGATTTACCTCTGTTTGTGGGTTGGCTCAACGACCCCGAAGTACGCCACGGGCTTGCGCTCTATTTGCCGCTTTCGTTTGCCGAAGAAGAGCAATGGTTTGAAGCCATGCTCAAACGCGAGCCTGCCGAACATGCCCTGATGATCGAAATTGATGTTGATGGCGACTGGCTGCCGGTGGGCAATTGTGGCCTGTTTGGCATCGATTGGCGCGTGCGCTCCGCCGAAGTGGGCATTGTAATTGGCGATAAAAGTCGCTGGAACCAGGGCTATGGCGCCGAAACCATGCGCCTGATTCTGAAACACGGCTTTGAAACCCTGAACCTGAATCGCATCTTTTTGCGGGTTTATGATGATAACCCTCGCGCCCACCGCGTCTATGAAAAGGCCGGTTTTGTCCACGAAGGCAGTCTGCGTCAGGCGCATTATAAATATGGCAAATACAGCGATGTGCATATGATGAGCGTGCTGCGCGCAGAGTGGTGA
- the murI gene encoding glutamate racemase: MNNNAPIGIFDSGVGGLSVLRQIRCQLPAENLLFLADQGHVPYGPRPLEQVRQFSEEISRSLISQGAKLIVVACNTASAAALHYLRATFPGTPFVGMEPAVKPAAERTQSGVVGVLATPATFQGELYASVIERFARGVTVLQATCPGLVSQIENGELDSDETRAILENALQPMLARGIDRVVMGCTHYPFVIPLIKEITGPEVEVIDPAPAVARQVGSVLHAQGLASAESVLGAVQYLTTGDPHRLSTLLPRLLGETSLVDQVRLSTADTR; this comes from the coding sequence ATGAACAATAACGCGCCGATTGGCATCTTCGACTCAGGGGTGGGTGGCCTTTCGGTATTGCGCCAAATTCGCTGCCAGTTGCCCGCTGAAAACCTGCTCTTTCTCGCCGACCAGGGGCATGTGCCCTATGGCCCGCGCCCGCTGGAGCAGGTACGCCAGTTTTCTGAAGAAATTTCCCGTTCTCTCATATCTCAAGGGGCTAAGCTGATCGTCGTGGCCTGCAATACGGCTTCGGCAGCAGCGTTGCATTACTTGCGCGCCACCTTTCCAGGCACCCCCTTTGTGGGCATGGAACCGGCGGTAAAACCGGCTGCTGAGCGCACGCAAAGTGGCGTGGTGGGTGTGCTGGCAACCCCGGCCACTTTTCAGGGCGAATTATATGCCTCGGTGATCGAGCGTTTTGCCCGCGGCGTAACTGTGTTGCAAGCTACTTGTCCCGGCTTGGTGAGTCAAATTGAAAATGGGGAGTTGGATAGCGACGAAACGCGCGCGATTTTGGAGAACGCCCTGCAGCCGATGCTGGCACGCGGTATTGATCGTGTGGTGATGGGTTGCACGCACTATCCCTTTGTGATTCCCCTGATAAAAGAGATTACTGGCCCCGAAGTGGAAGTCATCGACCCGGCCCCGGCGGTGGCGCGCCAGGTTGGGAGCGTGCTGCACGCTCAGGGGTTGGCTTCAGCAGAATCCGTTTTGGGGGCAGTGCAATACCTCACAACCGGCGACCCGCACCGGTTAAGCACGCTGCTCCCGCGTCTTTTAGGCGAAACAAGTCTTGTAGATCAAGTACGGCTATCAACCGCAGATACACGCTGA
- a CDS encoding phosphatase PAP2 family protein, translated as MSMENLLTADARISQKMRVAEQPGLLRTIAAFFAHSGDSWFCAAVLVAVWFLASPQWQSLATILLIAIVITAVLVLILKFAIRRQRPEGEWGNIYRSTDPHSFPSGHATRAFMLATMGLGLGPIWLGIALVLWAPLVALGRVAMGVHYLSDILAGLVIGVAMGIVLQIVL; from the coding sequence ATGAGCATGGAAAATCTACTCACCGCCGACGCGCGCATCTCGCAAAAAATGCGCGTGGCCGAACAGCCCGGTTTGCTGCGCACGATCGCGGCATTTTTCGCCCACTCCGGCGACTCCTGGTTTTGCGCCGCAGTGCTTGTCGCCGTCTGGTTTCTCGCCTCACCGCAATGGCAATCGCTCGCCACAATTTTGCTGATCGCCATTGTCATCACCGCCGTGCTGGTGCTGATACTGAAATTCGCCATCCGTCGCCAGCGCCCTGAAGGCGAGTGGGGCAATATTTATCGCAGCACCGATCCGCACTCGTTTCCCTCCGGGCATGCCACGCGCGCCTTTATGCTGGCTACTATGGGCCTCGGCCTCGGCCCAATCTGGTTGGGCATTGCTCTCGTACTCTGGGCGCCGCTGGTTGCCCTGGGGCGCGTGGCAATGGGCGTACACTATCTTTCGGATATTCTTGCAGGATTGGTAATTGGCGTGGCAATGGGGATTGTGCTACAAATAGTCTTATAA
- a CDS encoding LysM peptidoglycan-binding domain-containing protein: MNKRILFLTLGLVLFSLSLTPLPRLAHAEDPYTVVAAVNAFRTGQGLPALTIDNALMASAQSQSDYQAAIHQVTHVGAGGTNATQRAVAFGFGGGAQAFVSENIAGGVYTTINDAIYKYWQDSLHLHTMLNPAALYIGAGVATIPSENYTYYTVDTGYYSGAVGSGEQSTANSGTGYVAPTVASGAGTDPFVKAEPGEDGSIIHTVGYGQSLTGIANTYGVIVGEILLLNNMQLTDVIYPGDEIIIRPAYTPTVTGSPPPPTETLTPTITPTLSDETPTPLPTFTPFATHAQSATPSPTAVTITISPEREPVVIGAVLVSMAILLAVIFAGFFKKT, encoded by the coding sequence ATGAACAAGCGAATTCTCTTTCTAACTTTGGGGCTGGTTCTGTTTTCCCTGAGCCTGACTCCGCTCCCGCGCCTTGCCCACGCCGAAGACCCTTATACTGTCGTTGCCGCAGTGAATGCCTTCCGCACCGGGCAAGGGTTGCCTGCTTTAACAATTGATAACGCGCTGATGGCTTCAGCTCAATCTCAGAGCGACTATCAGGCCGCGATCCATCAGGTAACACATGTGGGCGCGGGGGGTACCAACGCCACCCAGCGCGCCGTGGCCTTTGGTTTTGGCGGCGGGGCACAGGCCTTTGTCTCTGAGAATATTGCTGGAGGGGTATACACAACAATTAATGACGCCATCTACAAATATTGGCAAGACAGTCTGCATCTACACACCATGCTCAACCCGGCAGCCTTATATATCGGCGCGGGGGTAGCTACAATCCCCAGCGAGAATTACACCTACTACACGGTAGATACTGGCTATTATTCTGGAGCGGTTGGCAGTGGAGAACAATCCACAGCCAATTCCGGAACCGGCTACGTAGCCCCAACCGTTGCCAGCGGCGCGGGCACAGACCCATTCGTCAAGGCTGAACCCGGCGAAGATGGCTCGATTATCCATACCGTCGGCTACGGACAATCGCTGACGGGAATTGCCAATACCTATGGCGTGATTGTGGGCGAAATTCTCTTGCTCAATAATATGCAACTGACGGATGTCATTTATCCAGGGGATGAGATCATCATTCGGCCAGCGTATACGCCTACGGTTACAGGATCACCCCCACCCCCCACCGAAACCCTCACCCCGACGATCACCCCCACGCTGAGCGACGAAACGCCTACCCCTTTACCCACATTCACCCCCTTTGCAACTCACGCGCAATCGGCCACGCCCTCGCCCACCGCAGTTACCATCACAATCTCCCCGGAGCGTGAACCGGTTGTGATTGGGGCAGTGCTGGTTTCAATGGCGATTTTACTGGCTGTGATCTTCGCTGGATTTTTCAAGAAAACATGA
- the meaB gene encoding methylmalonyl Co-A mutase-associated GTPase MeaB, protein MSVVQDVLNGSRLALSRLLSQIENNTPEGHAALGELFPHTGRAHLIGVTGAPGTGKSSLVNRLAWHYRHPPEGAPQQRVAIVAVDPSSPFTGGAVLGDRVRMRDLSGDPGVFIRSMASRGSLGGLAAATSGLVQAFDAAGFEMILIETVGAGQAEVEVARLAHTTLVVEAPGLGDDIQAIKAGILEIADILVVNKADRPGVEHTERALRGMLQLAHPGPRVFRHHGALEVVSASQAEPTTSESRWLPLIQQTIATEDSGLVELVEHIANHRQYLETSGEWEKKSRARMRSEFDELLQAALVERWRASVTDEKIEHVFEKLALRQIAPRDAVAALLTDETEI, encoded by the coding sequence ATGTCTGTTGTTCAAGATGTACTCAACGGCAGCCGATTGGCGCTCTCTCGCTTGCTCTCGCAAATTGAAAACAACACCCCTGAAGGGCACGCCGCGTTGGGCGAATTATTTCCTCACACCGGCCGCGCCCACCTCATTGGCGTTACCGGCGCGCCGGGCACAGGCAAATCGTCCCTGGTCAACCGCCTGGCGTGGCATTATCGCCACCCGCCTGAAGGAGCCCCCCAACAACGCGTTGCGATTGTCGCCGTAGACCCATCCAGCCCCTTTACTGGCGGGGCTGTTTTGGGGGATCGCGTGCGCATGCGGGATTTAAGCGGCGATCCGGGGGTGTTCATCCGTTCGATGGCTTCGCGCGGCTCCCTGGGAGGGCTGGCCGCGGCTACCTCGGGGTTGGTACAGGCTTTCGACGCGGCTGGATTCGAAATGATTCTTATCGAAACGGTTGGCGCCGGGCAAGCCGAAGTGGAAGTAGCCCGATTGGCACATACCACCCTTGTGGTAGAAGCCCCCGGTCTGGGCGATGATATCCAGGCGATTAAGGCGGGCATTCTGGAGATTGCCGATATTCTCGTCGTCAATAAGGCCGACCGTCCGGGCGTGGAGCACACCGAGCGCGCCCTGCGCGGCATGTTGCAGCTCGCTCACCCCGGGCCGCGCGTCTTTCGGCATCACGGCGCTTTGGAAGTAGTTTCCGCTTCACAGGCAGAACCCACTACGAGCGAGTCCCGCTGGCTCCCCCTCATTCAGCAGACTATCGCCACCGAAGATTCCGGCCTTGTTGAGTTGGTTGAGCATATTGCCAATCATCGCCAGTATTTGGAAACCTCCGGTGAATGGGAGAAAAAATCCCGCGCCCGCATGCGGAGCGAATTCGACGAATTGCTGCAAGCCGCGCTGGTGGAACGCTGGCGCGCCTCTGTAACAGACGAAAAAATTGAACACGTTTTTGAAAAACTGGCCCTACGGCAAATTGCCCCGCGCGATGCTGTAGCCGCGTTATTAACGGATGAGACAGAAATTTAA
- a CDS encoding NTP transferase domain-containing protein, protein MDAILIAGGIPAPDEPLYKYTQGLPKAMVDVAGKAMIQWVLDALGKTQHVENIILIGLPEDNTLKCAKPLHYVENQGSMLANIVAGIYKVLEINPQAEYVISVSSDIPAITGEMIDWLIDSAMQTRHDIYYGIVTREVMEARYPGANRTFTKLADMHVCGADMHIAHKSMVTDPEHLAMWDELIGKRKSPLKQAASIGFVTLFLLLTGKLSLNGAIERITKRLNITGRAIQWDYAEPAMDVDKPHQLELLRADMERRLDA, encoded by the coding sequence ATGGATGCCATCTTAATTGCAGGTGGCATCCCGGCTCCGGATGAACCGCTCTACAAATATACCCAGGGCCTCCCCAAGGCAATGGTGGATGTCGCTGGTAAAGCCATGATTCAGTGGGTACTGGATGCGCTCGGAAAAACCCAGCATGTTGAAAATATCATCCTGATTGGGCTGCCAGAAGACAATACACTGAAATGCGCGAAACCGCTCCATTATGTAGAAAATCAGGGCAGCATGTTAGCCAATATTGTTGCCGGAATTTACAAAGTTCTGGAAATTAACCCGCAAGCGGAGTATGTAATCAGTGTTTCCTCCGACATTCCCGCTATCACCGGCGAAATGATTGATTGGCTGATCGACAGCGCCATGCAAACTCGGCACGATATTTACTACGGCATCGTCACACGCGAAGTCATGGAGGCGCGCTACCCGGGCGCAAACCGCACCTTCACCAAATTAGCCGATATGCACGTCTGCGGCGCAGATATGCATATTGCCCATAAAAGCATGGTCACCGACCCCGAACATCTCGCCATGTGGGATGAGTTGATCGGCAAACGTAAAAGCCCGCTCAAACAGGCAGCCTCCATCGGCTTTGTGACCTTGTTCCTGTTGCTGACGGGAAAACTCTCGCTCAATGGCGCCATCGAGCGCATCACCAAACGCCTCAACATCACCGGGCGCGCCATCCAATGGGATTACGCCGAACCGGCTATGGATGTGGACAAACCACATCAACTGGAATTGTTGCGCGCCGATATGGAACGCCGCCTCGACGCATGA
- a CDS encoding quinate 5-dehydrogenase, which yields MKRAVSVSIGSSKRDKAVEVELLGEQIRIERIGTDGDMEKAAHLYQELDGQVDAFGVGGADLGALVDGKFYPFHSVQPMVRFIEKTPVVDGGGLKNTLENKAPAFLDEKLGDYLAEKGRKVFVALGVDRWGLSKSFVEAGYEVVFGDLMFALDIPLAIKSLDGLRLLAKLMIPIVTRFPFEWLYPTGDKQDERVPKYEKYYQWATVIAGDCHYIKSHMPDDMQGKVIVTNTTTPADVELFKSLGVKYLITTTPVLDGRSFGTNMMEAALVAVSGKERPLTWEEYDEILEKLDFEPQIQELN from the coding sequence ATGAAGAGAGCAGTCAGCGTTAGTATTGGTTCATCCAAGCGCGACAAAGCCGTTGAAGTTGAGCTATTAGGTGAACAAATTCGTATTGAACGTATCGGCACCGATGGCGATATGGAGAAAGCCGCCCATTTATATCAAGAGCTAGACGGCCAGGTAGATGCCTTCGGCGTCGGCGGGGCTGATTTGGGTGCCCTGGTGGACGGCAAATTCTATCCATTCCATTCTGTACAACCCATGGTGCGCTTTATTGAAAAAACACCCGTTGTAGACGGCGGCGGCTTGAAAAACACCTTAGAAAATAAAGCCCCGGCCTTTTTGGATGAAAAACTGGGCGATTATCTCGCTGAAAAAGGACGTAAAGTCTTTGTCGCCCTCGGCGTGGATCGCTGGGGCCTGTCGAAATCCTTTGTCGAGGCAGGTTATGAAGTCGTATTTGGTGATCTGATGTTCGCCCTCGATATACCTTTGGCGATTAAGAGTCTGGATGGCCTGCGCCTGCTCGCCAAACTGATGATCCCTATCGTTACACGCTTCCCCTTCGAGTGGTTGTACCCCACCGGGGATAAGCAAGACGAACGCGTTCCCAAATATGAAAAATATTACCAATGGGCTACCGTCATCGCCGGCGACTGTCACTATATCAAAAGCCACATGCCCGATGATATGCAAGGCAAGGTTATCGTTACCAACACAACCACTCCGGCAGACGTGGAACTCTTCAAGAGCCTGGGCGTAAAATACCTCATTACCACCACCCCCGTGCTGGATGGCCGTTCCTTTGGCACCAATATGATGGAAGCTGCACTGGTAGCCGTCTCTGGCAAAGAGCGCCCGCTGACCTGGGAAGAATACGACGAAATTCTCGAAAAACTGGATTTTGAACCGCAAATTCAGGAGCTAAATTAA
- the polX gene encoding DNA polymerase/3'-5' exonuclease PolX, translating into MPKLTTRYTNQSLAETFRLIADLLEIKGEVIYKTLAYRKAADSLTDLGRDINEVAKEGALTDLPGVGKAIAEKIDELLSTGKLKFLDKLAEEVPLSLADLLQIQGLGPKKVGLFWRELGITTLDELKAAAEAGKLRGLPGMGAKSEEKILAGIAALARRSLHSGRKPLGVAWPFAQDLLVWLRTLPGVTAAEAAGSLRRMKDTVGDLDILAAAADSEPVMQAFVERADVLEILGHGPTKSSVEFTNGLRAQLWVHPPERFGTALQYATGSKDHNVRLRELALDLGYSLSEHALKRTDDESEITCATEEEVYQTLGLPWIPPELREDRGEVQAATAGALPALITQQDRVAELHCHSSWSDGKATVREMAQGAAQRGLKLIVISDHSQSLGIANGLSVERLHRQRAEIEAVQAELGDTIRILQGSEVEIKADGTLDFPDDVLAELDLVVASLHTSLGQPREQVTQRLINAIQNPHVDIIGHPTGRMIPDREGADLDMDAVLAAAVESGVALEINAHPSRLDLNDIYARRAAELGIPLSINTDAHAPQHFDLIYFGIATARRAWITPEQVLNCRDVDEILNWLRNRR; encoded by the coding sequence ATGCCAAAACTGACCACGCGCTACACCAACCAGAGTCTCGCCGAAACCTTCCGCCTGATCGCTGACTTGTTGGAAATCAAAGGCGAAGTGATCTACAAAACTCTAGCCTACCGCAAAGCCGCCGACAGCCTGACCGACCTGGGGCGCGACATCAACGAAGTTGCCAAAGAAGGCGCGCTGACTGACCTGCCCGGCGTGGGCAAAGCGATTGCCGAAAAAATTGACGAATTGCTCTCCACAGGCAAGCTGAAATTTTTAGATAAACTTGCCGAAGAAGTGCCGCTCTCACTGGCCGATCTGCTCCAAATTCAGGGGCTGGGGCCGAAAAAAGTGGGCCTGTTCTGGCGCGAGTTGGGCATCACCACCCTCGACGAACTCAAAGCCGCCGCTGAAGCGGGAAAACTGCGCGGCCTGCCAGGGATGGGCGCGAAATCCGAAGAAAAGATTCTCGCCGGAATCGCTGCGCTGGCGCGTCGCTCGTTGCACTCGGGGCGTAAACCGTTGGGCGTAGCCTGGCCCTTCGCACAGGATTTGCTGGTCTGGCTGCGCACCTTGCCCGGTGTGACGGCCGCCGAAGCCGCTGGCAGTCTGCGGCGCATGAAAGATACGGTTGGCGATCTGGATATTCTGGCCGCCGCGGCGGATTCTGAGCCGGTGATGCAAGCCTTTGTCGAGCGCGCCGATGTGCTCGAAATCCTCGGGCACGGCCCGACCAAATCGAGCGTGGAATTTACCAACGGGCTGCGCGCCCAGTTGTGGGTACACCCTCCGGAGCGTTTTGGCACAGCGCTGCAATATGCCACCGGTTCCAAAGACCACAACGTTCGCTTGCGCGAACTGGCGCTCGATTTAGGTTATTCGCTCTCCGAACACGCCCTGAAACGCACGGATGACGAAAGTGAAATCACCTGCGCCACCGAAGAAGAAGTTTATCAAACCCTGGGCTTGCCCTGGATCCCCCCGGAACTGCGTGAAGACCGCGGCGAAGTGCAGGCCGCCACAGCGGGCGCTCTACCCGCGCTTATCACCCAACAAGACCGCGTGGCCGAGCTGCATTGCCATTCCAGCTGGAGCGACGGCAAAGCCACGGTCCGCGAGATGGCGCAGGGCGCGGCTCAACGCGGGCTGAAACTGATCGTGATCAGCGACCACTCGCAAAGTTTGGGCATTGCCAACGGGCTTTCGGTAGAACGCTTGCACAGGCAGCGCGCCGAAATTGAGGCCGTGCAGGCCGAACTTGGCGACACGATCCGCATTTTGCAGGGTTCCGAAGTCGAGATCAAGGCCGATGGCACGCTCGACTTCCCCGACGACGTGCTGGCCGAACTCGATCTGGTGGTAGCTTCGCTGCACACCAGCCTGGGGCAGCCGCGCGAGCAGGTTACACAGCGGCTCATCAACGCTATTCAAAATCCGCATGTGGATATTATTGGGCATCCCACCGGGCGCATGATCCCTGACCGCGAGGGGGCCGATCTCGATATGGACGCGGTGCTGGCTGCCGCCGTTGAGTCGGGCGTGGCGCTGGAGATCAACGCCCACCCCAGCCGCCTCGACCTGAACGACATCTACGCCCGCCGCGCCGCCGAACTGGGCATCCCCCTGAGCATCAACACCGACGCCCACGCGCCGCAGCATTTTGACCTGATCTACTTTGGTATCGCCACCGCCCGCCGCGCCTGGATCACGCCAGAGCAGGTACTCAATTGCCGGGATGTGGATGAAATTTTAAATTGGCTAAGAAACCGCCGATGA
- the rplS gene encoding 50S ribosomal protein L19 gives MTDLIKAIEAPVNPNVPQLFSGDQVSVFLRIKEGTTERVQEFKGTVIAQSDTGTPTFTVRRIASNGIGVERVFLTRSPRIEKVTVHRHSQVRRSKLYYLRERTGKRARLKQKFSK, from the coding sequence ATGACTGATTTGATAAAAGCAATCGAAGCACCGGTAAATCCTAACGTACCGCAATTATTCTCCGGCGATCAGGTAAGCGTATTCTTGCGCATTAAAGAAGGCACCACAGAACGCGTGCAGGAATTTAAAGGCACTGTGATAGCGCAGAGCGACACCGGCACCCCCACCTTTACCGTGCGGCGCATTGCCAGCAATGGTATCGGCGTAGAGCGTGTTTTCCTGACTCGCTCTCCCCGCATCGAAAAAGTGACTGTCCATCGTCACTCACAGGTGCGACGCTCCAAGCTCTACTATTTGCGTGAACGCACTGGCAAACGTGCTCGCCTGAAGCAAAAATTCAGCAAATAA
- the mutM gene encoding DNA-formamidopyrimidine glycosylase encodes MPELPEVESIRNKFRLGSADNPALLGKTIRGVELLWPRTLETPPPDEFSERILGQKIIEIGRRGKYLLFHLDDATLVIHLRMSGDLFYEPVSAPLKKHHRLVLILDDEHRLAFNDARKFGRIWLVDDPVAMLAKLGPEPFDENLTATEFHHRLQRHRRQIKPLLLDQGFLAGVGNIYADESLHLAKIHPLTRSHTISLEAAQRLLANLRHVLKEGIRRNGASIDWVYRGGDYQNQFQVYQRTGEACFRCQTPIERIVVGQRGTHFCPQCQCESLPQGHRE; translated from the coding sequence ATGCCCGAACTCCCCGAAGTCGAGAGTATTCGCAATAAATTTCGCCTGGGCAGCGCCGATAACCCCGCGCTGCTTGGCAAAACTATCCGCGGGGTGGAATTGCTCTGGCCGCGCACCCTCGAAACCCCGCCGCCTGATGAATTCTCTGAGCGAATTTTGGGGCAAAAAATTATTGAGATTGGCCGCCGGGGGAAGTATTTACTTTTTCATCTGGATGACGCTACCCTGGTGATTCATTTGCGCATGAGCGGAGACCTGTTCTACGAGCCGGTGTCTGCCCCGCTGAAAAAACATCACCGTTTGGTGTTGATCCTGGACGATGAGCATAGGCTGGCCTTCAACGATGCGCGCAAATTTGGCCGCATCTGGCTGGTGGATGACCCCGTAGCGATGTTGGCAAAACTTGGCCCTGAGCCTTTCGATGAAAACCTGACCGCCACCGAGTTTCATCACCGTTTGCAGCGCCACCGCCGACAGATCAAACCCCTGCTGCTCGACCAGGGTTTTCTCGCCGGGGTGGGCAATATCTACGCTGATGAATCCTTGCACCTGGCAAAAATCCACCCGTTGACGCGCTCGCACACCATCTCGCTCGAGGCAGCTCAACGTCTGTTAGCGAATCTGCGCCATGTATTGAAGGAAGGCATTCGCCGTAACGGGGCCAGCATCGATTGGGTGTATCGCGGTGGTGATTATCAAAATCAGTTTCAGGTGTATCAGCGTACCGGCGAAGCGTGCTTCCGCTGCCAAACCCCCATCGAGCGGATTGTTGTCGGGCAGCGCGGTACGCACTTTTGCCCGCAGTGTCAATGTGAATCATTACCGCAAGGTCACAGAGAATAG
- a CDS encoding cobalamin B12-binding domain-containing protein, translating to MDKKIRVLIAKPGLDGHDRGAKVVARALRDAGMEVIYTGLRQTPEMVAEAALQEDVDVVGLSILSGAHMALVPRVLELLAANEQSHVQVFVGGIVPDEDVTALKSAGVSGVYGPGTLTDQIVADVRQGILGEAAG from the coding sequence ATGGACAAAAAAATTCGTGTGCTGATTGCCAAGCCCGGCCTCGACGGGCACGACCGCGGTGCAAAAGTGGTTGCCCGCGCCCTGCGTGATGCCGGAATGGAAGTGATCTACACCGGCCTGCGCCAAACGCCGGAGATGGTTGCCGAAGCCGCACTGCAAGAAGATGTTGACGTCGTTGGCCTGTCGATCTTGTCAGGGGCGCACATGGCGTTGGTGCCGCGCGTACTTGAACTGCTGGCTGCCAACGAACAAAGCCATGTGCAGGTTTTCGTGGGTGGCATTGTGCCCGATGAAGATGTTACCGCGCTCAAATCCGCAGGGGTAAGCGGTGTATACGGCCCCGGCACCCTCACCGATCAAATTGTAGCCGATGTGCGCCAGGGCATTCTGGGTGAGGCCGCTGGATAA
- a CDS encoding gamma-glutamyl-gamma-aminobutyrate hydrolase family protein: protein MTKKPVIGITTHRHKNEAIRPQILIAEDYLTAISNAGGTPVMIPLGLDDDQLDGIFPLLDGLLLTGGGDIDPQSYGVQTQSQLMLVDRDRDRVEIQITHKALDVGLPFLGICRGHQLINVALGGTLYTDIADEIPNALQHRFSGKWPRDHLAHSVKIDSHSRLAQILGADQVEVNSIHHQAIRDLAPGLVETAHAPDGIIEGTILPGQSFGITVQWHPENLQAYEPMRALFHAFVEAAQG, encoded by the coding sequence ATGACTAAGAAACCCGTAATTGGCATTACGACCCACCGACATAAAAACGAAGCTATACGCCCGCAAATTCTGATTGCAGAAGATTACCTGACCGCAATCAGCAACGCCGGAGGCACCCCAGTGATGATTCCTCTAGGGCTGGATGATGACCAACTCGACGGCATCTTTCCACTGCTCGATGGTCTGCTGCTGACGGGCGGCGGCGATATTGACCCGCAAAGTTATGGTGTGCAAACTCAATCGCAATTGATGCTTGTAGACCGAGATCGTGACCGCGTTGAAATTCAAATTACCCACAAGGCCCTCGATGTAGGGCTTCCATTTTTGGGCATTTGCCGTGGACATCAATTGATCAATGTCGCCCTGGGCGGCACACTCTACACCGATATTGCCGACGAAATTCCCAACGCGTTGCAACACCGTTTTAGCGGCAAGTGGCCGCGCGATCATTTGGCACACAGTGTGAAAATTGATTCGCACAGCCGCCTGGCGCAAATTTTAGGCGCCGATCAGGTGGAAGTGAACAGCATCCACCATCAGGCCATTCGTGATCTGGCACCTGGGCTGGTTGAAACTGCCCACGCGCCTGATGGTATTATAGAGGGTACGATTCTGCCGGGGCAGTCCTTTGGGATCACTGTGCAATGGCACCCCGAAAACCTGCAAGCATACGAACCCATGCGAGCGCTCTTCCATGCCTTCGTTGAGGCAGCGCAAGGATAG
- a CDS encoding cold shock domain-containing protein — protein sequence MEDRVTGTVKWFNVHKGYGFIGRENGDDIFVHYSAINMEGYRRLDEGQAVEFSVDEGPKGIQAADVVPV from the coding sequence ATGGAAGATCGAGTTACTGGAACCGTAAAATGGTTCAACGTCCACAAAGGGTATGGTTTTATTGGCCGCGAGAATGGTGATGATATATTTGTCCACTATTCGGCGATCAATATGGAAGGCTATCGTCGGCTGGACGAAGGCCAGGCAGTTGAGTTTTCTGTCGACGAAGGGCCAAAAGGTATTCAAGCCGCTGACGTTGTGCCCGTCTAG